From Syntrophobacterales bacterium:
GACTGGAAGAAGGCGGTCGTCACCCTGGCGCCGGACAACCGAATTGAGTCCATTCAGTAGGCATTGGGATATTGTCGCAAAACGGGACAGATTGAAAAAAAGGCCACTTTAATTTTATTTCAAATATAAGGAAACAGGCGGATGGGAATAAGAAAATACAAGCCGACATCACCGGGGAGAAGATTTCAAACTTGTTCGGATTTTGCGGAGATTACCAAAGATACTCCGGAGAACCGCCTGTTGAGACCTTTGAAAAAAAGCGGTGGGCGCAACAATAACGGCCGGATCACCAGCCGCTACATCGGGGGCGGTCATAAAAGGCGATACAGATTGATCGATTTCACGAGGCTCAAAGACGATATTGACGCCCGCGTCGCCGCGATCGAATATGATCCGAACCGCTCATCGCGCATCGCGCTGCTCAATTATGCCGATGGCGAAAAGAGCTATATTGTCGCTCCTGCCAAGTTGTCTGTCGGGGATACGGTGGTAAGCGGCATCAATGCCGATATCAAACCCGGCAACGCTGCGCCGCTGAAAAACATTCCCCTGGGAACCCTGATCCATAATATCGAACTGAAAGTGGGCAAGGGCGCCCAGCTCGTGCGCTCTGCCGGCGCTTATGGTCAGTTGATGGCAAAGGAAAACAGCTATGCCCTGGTAAGACTGCCGTCCGGGGAGGTCCGCAAGATTTTCGAAGAGTGCCGGGCGACAATCGGTCAGGTAGGCAACATCGATCACGAAAACATCAGCCTCGGCAAGGCCGGCAGAAAAAGATGGAAGGGCAAACTTCCCCATGTCAGAGGGGTGGTTATGAATCCCGTCGATCACCCGATGGGCGGCGGCGAGGGCAGATCCTCTGGCGGTCGGCATCCCTGCACCCCCTGGGGGATACCCACCAAGGGTCATAAGACGCGGACAAATAAGAGCACTAATAAATATATCGTGAAAAGAAGAGGTTAGGCGTGGCACGTTCAATCAAAAAGGGACCTTTTATCGACAGCAGCCTTCTTGAAAAAGTCAGAAGGCAGGATACTGACGGCAACAAGGCAGTGATCAAGACTTGGTCTCGCCGTTCGACTATCACACCGGAGCTGATTGGACAAACATTTGCCATTCATAACGGTAAGAAATTCATTCCCGTATTTGTGACGGAAAATATGGTTGGTCATAAATTGGGCGAGTTTTCGCCGACGCGGACTTTTTACAGTCATGCCGGCGACCGCAAGACCAAGCTGCGCAAATAGGCGCTGGTTTGGTTTCAATCGATACTTTATACTGCAGTACCTTGGAGTAGGAAATGCAAGCAAAAGCAGTGGCAAAATACATCAGGATGTCGCCCCAAAAGGTGCGGCTGGTTGCCGATTTGATCAGGGGCAAGCGTGTGGAGGATGCAAAACAGCTTCTCCAGTTTACGACCAAGTATGCGGCGGACCCGGTGCAGAAGGTTCTGCTGTCGGCACTTGCGAACGCCAAACAGAATCCCAATATCGATGAACACATACTCTATGTACGGGAAATATTTGTTGATCAGGGGCCATCTTTGAAAAGATGGAGGGCGCGCGCGCAGGGTCGTGCGGCTTCAATTAAAAAGCGTACCAGCCATATAACCGTGGTCCTGGATGAGCAGTAAATCTTTGAGGAGGTGAAAGTTTGGGGCAGAAGGTAAACCCGATTGGGCTGAGGCTGGGCGGGATTAAAACTTGGAAATCTCAGTGGTATGCGGAGAAGGACTTCTCACGACTGCTGCACGAAGATCTCAAGGTTCGCAAATTCCTTAAAGAAAAGCTGTATGCTGCGGGAATCTCTAAAATAGAGATTGAAAGAGCGGCAAGCAAGGTTAAGGTAAACATATACGCTGCCCGTCCGGGGATCATTATTGGGAAAAAGGGCGCTGAAATAGAAAAACTGAAGAAGGATGTAGGGGCGATTACCGCCAGTGACGTAATTATCAACATTCTGGAAGTGCGCAAGCCGGAAGCCGATGCTCAGCTTGTTGCCGAAAGTGTGGCGCAGCAGCTTGAAAGAAGAATTGCCTTTCGCCGGGCGATGAAGAAATCGGTAACCACGGCGATGAAGTTCGGCGCCAAAGGGATACGCATAAATTGCGCGGGCCGCCTGGCCGGCGCGGAGATGGCCAGATCTGAATGGTATCGGGAGGGGCGGGTGCCGCTTCATACATTGAGGGCGGACATTGACTGCGGGTTTGCGGAGGCTCTTACTGCCTATGGCAAGATTGGAGTCAAGGTGCTGATTTTCCATGGCGAGGTGTTGCCGGGCAGGGTTGAAAACAAGTAATTGAGCAGCGTCAGGTTAGAAAAAAAGAAGAGGTATTCGAAAAATGTTAATGCCTAAAAGGGTTAAATATAGAAAAATACAGCGGGGCCGAATGAGCGGCACATGCACCCGGGGGGGCTATATCGCCTTTGGGGAGTATGGACTGCAGGCAACCGAGTGTGGGTGGCTGACGGCAAAACAGATCGAAGCGGCCCGTATTGCGATGACCAGGCATATCAAGCGCGGTGGAAAGATATGGATACGGATTTTCCCCCATAAGTCGATTACGAAGAAGCCCGCTGAAACAAGAATGGGAAAAGGCAAGGGCGCGCCTGAAGATTGGGTGGCGGTTATCAAGCCGGGCGTTATTTTGTACGAGATTGAGGGTGTGGAAAAGGAAATTGCCGCGGAGGCTCTCTTGCTGGCGGCTCATAAGCTGCCAATAAGCACGAAATTTCTTTCGAGGGATGTTTCCGATGAAGATTAAGGACATAAGAGATCTTAGCTCTGATGAGTTAAAACAGAAGAAAAGCGAGCTGACCGAGGAGTTTTTTAATTTGCGCATGCGTCATACCTCAGGGCAATTGGAATCGCCGGCCTTGCTTGGCCATGTCCGCAGGGACATTGCCCGCGTCAAAACGGTGTTGGCCGAAAAGGAGGCAAAGTAGTGGAAAAAAGAGGGAAAAAGACTACTATTGAGGGTGTGGTAATCAGCGACAAGATGGACAAGACCATTGTTGTTCGAGTGGAAAGACTGGTCAAGCACCCCATATTCCATAAGTATGTGAAGCGATTTGTGAAATATAAGTCTCATGATGAGGGCAACGATTGTCGCAAGGGCGACAGGGTGATGATTGCCGAGTCGCGCCCCTTGAGCAAAGAGAAGCGGTGGCGGATGGTGCAGATCGTTGAGAAAGCCAAGTAGAAGCAGATAACTCAAAATTCGGTAAAAGCCGGGGATGGCAGGATTTTCTTAACAACGGTTTTTACCAGGCGGAGTGTTCATAATGATACAGATGCAGACGGTTCTAAACGTAGCCGACAATTCAGGCGCCCGGAAGGTTACATGCATAAAGGTTTTGGGGGGCTCCAAAAGGCGTTATGCGAGTCTGGGCGATGTCATCGTCGTTGCCGTGCAGGAGGCTCTGCCCAATTCCAAGGTGAAAAAGGGTGACGTAATGAAGGCAGTTGTGGTGCGTACGGTAAAAGAGGTGCGACGGCCCGATGGTTCATACCTGAAGTTCGATGACAATTCCGCGGTTCTCGTCTCCAATCAGATGGAACCGGTGGGCACAAGAATATTTGGGCCAGTGGCGCGCGAGCTGCGGGCAAAGCAATTTATGAAGATTATTTCGCTGGCGCCTGAAGTGCTGTAGTTTGAAGCAGGGCGAATTGAGACTGGGGATCAAGCAATGCAGATAAAGAGGCTCAAAAAAGGGGACACGGTAAAGGTGATCTCCGGCAAGGAAAAAGGAAAAACGGGGAAGATCCAGAGTGTCATTGTGGATAAGGAACGGGTAGTTATCGAGAAGATCAATTTGATCAAAAAGCATCAGAAGCCTGATGCCAAAGGCAAGGGCGGCATCGTGGAAAAAGAGGGGCCGCTGCACATCTCCAATGTTATGTATCTTTGCAGTAAATGCGGCGTTGGGGTCAGGGTTAGATATAAATTTCTTGACGATGGGAAAAAGGTGCGCGTCTGCGCCAAGTGCCAAGAGATACTTGAAGCATAGGCTGGTGAATAATGGCAAGACTCAAAGATTTATACATGAATAAAGTAGTAAAGGAGCTGACGGCGGCCAATTCTTACAAAAACGCCATGGAGGTTCCGAAGATCGTCAAGATAGTCGTCAATATGGGGCTGGGCGAGGCCATCCAGAACGTCAAGATACTTGACAGCGCGGTGGCCGAAATGGCGGCGATTACCGGCCAGAAGCCGATCATCACCAAGGCGCGGAAATCCATTGCGACCTTCAAGCTCCGCCAGGGAATGCCGATTGGCTGCTGTGTAACCCTGCGCAGGGAACGGATGTATGAGTTCTTTGACAGGCTGGTCAATGTAGCCCTGCCGCGCGTCCGCGACTTTCGCGGAATTCCGACGAAATCTTTTGACGGCCGGGGAAATTTTGCCCTGGGCTTGAAGGAACAGATAATCTTTCCTGAGATTGACTATGACAAGATTGACAAGATCCGGGGAATGAACATTGCGATAGTAACCACGGCAAAGACGGATGATGAGGCAAGACAGCTTCTGAAGATGATGGGAATGCCGTTTAAAAATTAAGACGAGTGTGGTTCTGCGGAGGGAACGTGGCAAAGAAATCCTTAATTGTGAAAGCCAAGAGTGAAAACAAATTTTCGGTCCGGGACTATAACAGATGTCCGGTATGCGGCAGGCCCAGGGCATATTACCGTAAATTCGACATGTGTCGCATCTGCTTGCGCAAAATGGCGCTTAACGGCGAAATCCCGGGTGTAATCAAATCAAGCTGGTAGAAAAGGAGTGAAAATATGGGGATGACCGACCCTATCGCGGATATGCTCACGAGAATAAGGAACGCCAACCGGGTTCATTTCAAGAGCGTAGATGTAATGAATACGAAGATAAACGTGAATGTGGCCAAGGTGTTGAAAAAAAGCGGCTACATTGCCGGATATGACGTTAAGACCGATTCACAGAAGCAGGAGATGCTGCGAATTTATTTGAAGTATCAGGATGCAAAAAAATTGGTTTTAACGGATATACAGCGGATAAGTAAACCCGGAAGAAGGGTTTACGTTAAAAGCGGGAAACTTGCCCCGGTGTTGAACGGATACGGGATATCCATCGTCACCACCTCGCGGGGCGTAATGACGGACAAGGAAGCCCGTGAATTGAACATCGGCGGAGAACTTGTCTGCAATGTTTGGTAAGCAGCCTTTTTAACCCTTGGTGAATTTGTCTGTTCATCAGGAAAAGATAGAGGGTAAGAGATGTCAAGAATCGGAAAAATGGCAGTTCAGATTCCCCAGGGCGTGAAGATAAGCCGCGAGAATGAGCTGCTCGCCGTTGAGGGGCCAAAAGGGAAACTGACGTATCAGGTGCCTGGTCTGATTGATGTAGTGCTCAATGAGCAAACGATAGAAGTAAAAAGAAGATCTGACCTGAGACAGGATAGGTCCCTGCATGGTCTGGTAAGGACCCTGATTGCCAACATGGTAAGCGGGGTGAGCGTCGGCTTTCAAAAAGGGCTGGAGATTTCCGGCGTTGGTTATCGCGCTGAGGTAACTGGCAAGGTACTGAAATTGATTGTCGGCTATTCGGCCCCGGTCGAATATCAGATACCGGAAGGGATTGATATTAAGGTGGAGAAGCTGGTCGCCATTATGGTTTCCGGAATTGACAAGCAGCAGGTGGGGCGGGTTGCTTCGGAAATCAGGGGCATTAAAAAACCTGAGCCATATAAGGGCAAGGGAATAAAGTACGCAGGCGAAGAGATCAAGCGCAAGGTTGGCAAGTCTGCGGCCAAGTAATCTTGTTATTTAGCGTGATTACGTTGGCATATACCGAAAAGAGGTAAGAAATTGGCTAACAGAAAAATAGAAAAAGTCAGGGACAAGAGAAAATTACGGGTCAGAAAAAAGGTCGCGGGGAGTCAGGCAAGACCGCGTCTTTGCGTATTCAGGTCTGCCTCTCACATCTACGTTCAGGCAATAGATGACGTATCCGGCCGGACA
This genomic window contains:
- the rplB gene encoding 50S ribosomal protein L2, with product MGIRKYKPTSPGRRFQTCSDFAEITKDTPENRLLRPLKKSGGRNNNGRITSRYIGGGHKRRYRLIDFTRLKDDIDARVAAIEYDPNRSSRIALLNYADGEKSYIVAPAKLSVGDTVVSGINADIKPGNAAPLKNIPLGTLIHNIELKVGKGAQLVRSAGAYGQLMAKENSYALVRLPSGEVRKIFEECRATIGQVGNIDHENISLGKAGRKRWKGKLPHVRGVVMNPVDHPMGGGEGRSSGGRHPCTPWGIPTKGHKTRTNKSTNKYIVKRRG
- the rpsS gene encoding 30S ribosomal protein S19 — protein: MARSIKKGPFIDSSLLEKVRRQDTDGNKAVIKTWSRRSTITPELIGQTFAIHNGKKFIPVFVTENMVGHKLGEFSPTRTFYSHAGDRKTKLRK
- the rplV gene encoding 50S ribosomal protein L22 — translated: MQAKAVAKYIRMSPQKVRLVADLIRGKRVEDAKQLLQFTTKYAADPVQKVLLSALANAKQNPNIDEHILYVREIFVDQGPSLKRWRARAQGRAASIKKRTSHITVVLDEQ
- the rpsC gene encoding 30S ribosomal protein S3, producing the protein MGQKVNPIGLRLGGIKTWKSQWYAEKDFSRLLHEDLKVRKFLKEKLYAAGISKIEIERAASKVKVNIYAARPGIIIGKKGAEIEKLKKDVGAITASDVIINILEVRKPEADAQLVAESVAQQLERRIAFRRAMKKSVTTAMKFGAKGIRINCAGRLAGAEMARSEWYREGRVPLHTLRADIDCGFAEALTAYGKIGVKVLIFHGEVLPGRVENK
- the rplP gene encoding 50S ribosomal protein L16 is translated as MLMPKRVKYRKIQRGRMSGTCTRGGYIAFGEYGLQATECGWLTAKQIEAARIAMTRHIKRGGKIWIRIFPHKSITKKPAETRMGKGKGAPEDWVAVIKPGVILYEIEGVEKEIAAEALLLAAHKLPISTKFLSRDVSDED
- the rpmC gene encoding 50S ribosomal protein L29 is translated as MKIKDIRDLSSDELKQKKSELTEEFFNLRMRHTSGQLESPALLGHVRRDIARVKTVLAEKEAK
- the rpsQ gene encoding 30S ribosomal protein S17, translating into MEKRGKKTTIEGVVISDKMDKTIVVRVERLVKHPIFHKYVKRFVKYKSHDEGNDCRKGDRVMIAESRPLSKEKRWRMVQIVEKAK
- the rplN gene encoding 50S ribosomal protein L14 produces the protein MIQMQTVLNVADNSGARKVTCIKVLGGSKRRYASLGDVIVVAVQEALPNSKVKKGDVMKAVVVRTVKEVRRPDGSYLKFDDNSAVLVSNQMEPVGTRIFGPVARELRAKQFMKIISLAPEVL
- the rplX gene encoding 50S ribosomal protein L24 — encoded protein: MQIKRLKKGDTVKVISGKEKGKTGKIQSVIVDKERVVIEKINLIKKHQKPDAKGKGGIVEKEGPLHISNVMYLCSKCGVGVRVRYKFLDDGKKVRVCAKCQEILEA
- the rplE gene encoding 50S ribosomal protein L5 translates to MARLKDLYMNKVVKELTAANSYKNAMEVPKIVKIVVNMGLGEAIQNVKILDSAVAEMAAITGQKPIITKARKSIATFKLRQGMPIGCCVTLRRERMYEFFDRLVNVALPRVRDFRGIPTKSFDGRGNFALGLKEQIIFPEIDYDKIDKIRGMNIAIVTTAKTDDEARQLLKMMGMPFKN
- a CDS encoding type Z 30S ribosomal protein S14, with amino-acid sequence MAKKSLIVKAKSENKFSVRDYNRCPVCGRPRAYYRKFDMCRICLRKMALNGEIPGVIKSSW
- the rpsH gene encoding 30S ribosomal protein S8, translated to MGMTDPIADMLTRIRNANRVHFKSVDVMNTKINVNVAKVLKKSGYIAGYDVKTDSQKQEMLRIYLKYQDAKKLVLTDIQRISKPGRRVYVKSGKLAPVLNGYGISIVTTSRGVMTDKEARELNIGGELVCNVW
- the rplF gene encoding 50S ribosomal protein L6 translates to MSRIGKMAVQIPQGVKISRENELLAVEGPKGKLTYQVPGLIDVVLNEQTIEVKRRSDLRQDRSLHGLVRTLIANMVSGVSVGFQKGLEISGVGYRAEVTGKVLKLIVGYSAPVEYQIPEGIDIKVEKLVAIMVSGIDKQQVGRVASEIRGIKKPEPYKGKGIKYAGEEIKRKVGKSAAK